Proteins encoded in a region of the Leptolyngbya subtilissima AS-A7 genome:
- the rplO gene encoding 50S ribosomal protein L15: protein MRINDAQPQVGSKRRRRRVGRGISAGQGASCGFGMRGQKSRSGSGTRPGFEGGQMPLYRRIPKLKHFPLVNQKEYTIINVKGLSDLAAGTEVSLESLLEAGILTTNDGPLKVLGHGEIGVALNVRAAAFTQSAKEKIEQAGGTWEVVA from the coding sequence ATGAGAATCAACGACGCACAACCACAAGTCGGCTCTAAGCGCCGCCGTCGCCGCGTCGGTCGCGGTATTTCTGCTGGCCAGGGCGCGAGCTGTGGCTTCGGCATGCGAGGTCAAAAGTCTCGTTCGGGTAGCGGTACCCGGCCTGGCTTTGAGGGTGGACAAATGCCCCTCTACCGACGCATTCCTAAGCTCAAGCACTTCCCTCTAGTCAATCAGAAAGAGTACACAATCATCAACGTTAAAGGCCTGTCTGACCTGGCAGCAGGGACTGAGGTATCGCTTGAGTCTCTGCTCGAAGCAGGTATATTGACCACCAATGACGGTCCTTTGAAGGTGCTGGGTCATGGTGAAATTGGTGTAGCTCTAAACGTTAGAGCGGCAGCTTTTACCCAGTCTGCCAAAGAGAAAATTGAGCAGGCTGGCGGTACATGGGAAGTTGTTGCATAG
- a CDS encoding TrmH family RNA methyltransferase → MVLLQTQYPNLPRHPLVVCAALVENPMNLGMLCRTAEAFRLEALVLSELALTQNRQFRQVAVATHQWQPVVACAAEQLPQWLADRRRQGYSPIALDLQPQATPLAKMQFPQRMVLVLGRELTGIPSVVAAACDQAVVIPQYGVVQSLNVQTAAALAIYAYICQWGMPPPPLAPTPLE, encoded by the coding sequence ATGGTGCTACTCCAAACTCAGTACCCAAATTTGCCCCGTCACCCGTTGGTGGTATGCGCCGCTTTGGTCGAAAACCCCATGAATTTGGGCATGCTGTGCCGCACCGCCGAAGCCTTTCGACTAGAGGCTCTGGTGCTGAGCGAGTTAGCACTAACTCAAAATCGCCAGTTTCGCCAAGTCGCGGTGGCGACTCACCAGTGGCAGCCCGTGGTGGCCTGCGCAGCGGAGCAGTTGCCCCAGTGGCTAGCTGACCGGCGGCGGCAGGGCTATAGCCCCATTGCCCTAGATCTTCAGCCCCAGGCGACGCCCCTGGCTAAGATGCAGTTTCCTCAACGCATGGTGCTGGTTTTGGGACGCGAGCTGACAGGCATTCCATCCGTGGTGGCGGCAGCCTGCGATCAGGCAGTGGTGATTCCGCAGTATGGGGTGGTGCAGTCGCTCAATGTGCAGACGGCGGCGGCTTTAGCGATCTACGCCTACATTTGCCAGTGGGGAATGCCTCCCCCGCCTTTAGCCCCAACGCCTTTAGAATGA
- a CDS encoding DUF1611 domain-containing protein has product MHLKPDSRIALLMHEGTQSTMGKTGLALLRFSQSPIVAVIDYQAAGRSLHDLTGIDKPIPIVASLAEALAYTPDVLAIGIAPSGGKLPDAWFQEIEQAVKAGLSIVNGLHTPMATHPALQPWLRNHQWIWDVRQEPEGLTVGSGQASQLNCKRILTVGTDMSVGKMSATLELHRACLQRGLRSKVIATGQTNLMLGDDGVPLDAIRVDYASGAVEQQLMRHGPHHDFVFVEGQGSLLNPASTATLPLLRGTQPTHLVLVHRAGQNHIHNFPQVKIPDLPSVIALYEQVTTAAGAFYPAKVVAIALNTGHLTAATAEEAIQLVEAQTELPCADIFRTGADKLLTPILA; this is encoded by the coding sequence ATGCACCTCAAGCCCGATAGTCGCATTGCCCTACTTATGCACGAGGGCACCCAGAGCACCATGGGTAAGACCGGCCTGGCCCTGCTGCGCTTTAGCCAATCGCCGATTGTGGCGGTGATCGATTACCAGGCGGCGGGGCGATCGCTCCATGACCTCACCGGCATCGACAAGCCCATCCCCATAGTTGCATCGCTAGCCGAGGCCCTGGCCTACACCCCAGATGTGCTGGCTATTGGTATTGCCCCCTCCGGCGGCAAGCTGCCCGATGCCTGGTTTCAAGAAATTGAGCAGGCGGTCAAGGCAGGGCTAAGTATTGTCAACGGCCTCCATACACCCATGGCCACCCACCCAGCACTCCAGCCCTGGCTGAGAAACCACCAGTGGATTTGGGACGTACGCCAGGAGCCGGAAGGCCTAACTGTGGGAAGTGGGCAAGCCAGCCAGCTAAACTGCAAGCGCATTCTGACCGTAGGTACCGATATGTCCGTGGGCAAAATGTCGGCAACCCTAGAGCTACACCGCGCCTGCCTTCAGCGAGGGTTACGATCTAAAGTAATCGCCACGGGCCAAACCAATCTCATGCTAGGGGACGACGGTGTGCCGTTAGATGCCATCCGGGTTGATTACGCTTCAGGAGCCGTCGAACAGCAGCTTATGCGCCATGGTCCCCATCATGACTTCGTCTTTGTAGAAGGGCAGGGATCGCTACTCAATCCAGCCTCGACCGCCACACTGCCTCTGCTGCGGGGCACCCAACCCACCCACTTAGTGCTGGTACACCGAGCTGGGCAAAACCATATCCATAATTTCCCCCAAGTGAAAATCCCGGATCTACCCAGTGTGATTGCCCTCTACGAACAGGTGACAACAGCGGCAGGAGCGTTTTACCCGGCGAAGGTAGTCGCGATCGCCCTCAACACGGGTCACTTAACCGCAGCAACTGCCGAGGAAGCCATTCAGCTGGTCGAAGCCCAAACAGAACTCCCCTGTGCAGACATTTTCCGCACAGGGGCCGACAAACTATTGACACCCATCTTGGCTTAG
- a CDS encoding adenylate kinase translates to MTRLIFLGPPGAGKGTQALLLAKDCKVPHISTGDILRSAVAAGSELGQKAEQYMSAGELVPDELILDLIQERLGQDDTQAGWLLDGFPRNVPQAEFLQKLLEQIEQPVDFVVNLDVEDDVIVARLLQRGRDDDEESVILNRLQVYREQTEPLIDFYRSRQQLVSVDGNQTMDVVHADLKRLVIE, encoded by the coding sequence GTGACTCGACTTATTTTTCTAGGTCCGCCGGGAGCGGGTAAGGGCACTCAAGCTTTGCTGCTGGCTAAGGACTGCAAAGTTCCTCATATTTCTACCGGGGATATTCTACGGTCGGCAGTGGCAGCGGGTAGCGAGCTGGGCCAAAAAGCAGAACAGTATATGAGTGCCGGGGAATTGGTGCCTGACGAGCTGATACTGGATTTAATTCAGGAACGGTTGGGTCAAGACGATACTCAAGCGGGTTGGCTGCTGGACGGTTTTCCTCGCAATGTCCCCCAGGCTGAGTTTTTGCAGAAGCTGCTAGAGCAGATTGAGCAGCCTGTTGACTTTGTGGTGAACCTGGATGTTGAGGACGATGTGATTGTTGCTCGCCTGCTGCAGCGAGGGCGTGACGACGATGAAGAGTCGGTGATTCTCAATCGGCTTCAGGTATACCGTGAGCAAACCGAGCCACTAATTGATTTCTATCGCAGTCGCCAGCAGTTGGTATCGGTGGATGGTAATCAAACCATGGACGTAGTTCATGCTGACCTGAAGCGCCTAGTGATCGAGTAG
- a CDS encoding sigma-70 family RNA polymerase sigma factor — translation MDFDRLTSTEAEAPPDADLWLALKAGQTDALGPLYDRHGGLVYGIALKVLGHTQEAEDLTQDIFAKLQSTAYNPQRGSLRTFLAILTRSRAIDRLRSRQVARAAVERLQSTQITPPAQTPEQAVVQAERTQDIQTALAQLSESQQEILRLAYYEGLSQAAIAEQLDTPLGTVKSHSRRGLLRLRQILQEHWGN, via the coding sequence ATGGATTTTGATCGACTGACCTCGACTGAAGCTGAAGCGCCCCCGGATGCAGACCTTTGGTTAGCTTTAAAGGCGGGGCAAACTGACGCCCTTGGCCCTCTATACGATCGCCACGGTGGACTGGTCTACGGCATTGCTCTCAAAGTATTGGGCCATACCCAGGAAGCTGAAGACCTAACCCAAGACATTTTTGCCAAGCTACAGTCGACAGCCTATAACCCCCAGCGAGGCTCGTTGCGCACGTTCTTGGCCATACTGACGCGATCGCGCGCCATTGACCGCCTGCGATCGCGTCAGGTGGCTCGGGCGGCGGTGGAACGCCTTCAGTCTACTCAGATAACGCCCCCAGCTCAGACCCCAGAGCAGGCTGTAGTCCAGGCCGAGCGTACCCAAGACATCCAGACTGCTCTGGCCCAGCTGTCTGAGAGTCAGCAAGAGATTTTGCGCCTAGCCTACTACGAAGGGCTATCCCAGGCCGCCATTGCCGAACAGCTCGATACCCCCTTGGGCACCGTCAAATCTCATTCTCGTCGAGGCCTGCTGAGGCTACGACAAATTCTCCAAGAGCATTGGGGTAACTAG
- a CDS encoding anti-sigma factor codes for MTGSISSEQLQQLLAGYVLYDLSPDESVTLANLLAANPDLQLDIDQLQQALEVAYDGDPVSPPAHLRMALLQTAAQPVESGAETVSAPVASPGLRPRRWGRIWGAAAAALIAGLSLSNLMLWRTLQLERASQPDETLTIALGPSKDSATAGQAQVVINPSTLAGSLTVENLPPLEPGAVYVLWTVVDPSATATVDQKNAILTTVFTVDEQGQVSQPIDLPPVYRRDRGLVRAVAITKESATAPQAHLSPPLLIQPL; via the coding sequence ATGACTGGGTCGATTTCATCAGAACAATTGCAGCAGTTGCTGGCGGGCTACGTCCTCTACGACCTCAGCCCCGACGAGTCGGTTACCCTGGCAAATTTGCTGGCGGCCAACCCCGATCTACAGCTGGATATCGACCAGCTGCAGCAGGCGCTGGAAGTGGCCTACGATGGTGATCCTGTCAGCCCGCCGGCCCATCTGAGAATGGCTCTGCTACAAACCGCTGCCCAGCCAGTTGAGTCTGGGGCTGAAACGGTGAGTGCTCCGGTTGCGTCACCGGGGCTGCGACCTCGTCGCTGGGGACGAATTTGGGGGGCAGCGGCAGCAGCGCTAATTGCTGGCCTCAGTTTGAGCAACCTGATGCTTTGGCGCACGCTACAGCTTGAGCGCGCCAGCCAGCCAGACGAAACCTTAACGATTGCCCTGGGTCCTTCTAAGGATAGTGCGACGGCGGGACAGGCTCAGGTGGTGATCAACCCCAGTACCCTGGCGGGCTCCCTCACGGTAGAGAATCTGCCTCCTCTGGAGCCCGGCGCTGTTTACGTGCTGTGGACGGTGGTGGATCCCAGTGCTACAGCCACCGTGGATCAAAAAAACGCTATTCTCACCACCGTGTTCACTGTGGATGAGCAGGGCCAGGTGTCGCAACCTATTGATCTGCCGCCGGTATACCGCCGCGATCGCGGTCTTGTGCGGGCCGTAGCCATTACCAAAGAGAGCGCCACCGCTCCTCAGGCCCACCTGTCGCCCCCGCTGCTAATTCAGCCCTTGTAG
- a CDS encoding DUF3386 domain-containing protein, which translates to MVGTQLAARDLFRAAYENRYTWGAAFPGYTADVTFTHNDQTYSGQVKVSADLKLEVSGIADEAAQKMVHGQLFEVSIHRVRREFEDSHGNNTFSYGETLADGSVEILMGGKAEGDRYQLKGNEVSMVHRHIHGVVVTIHTYSSHDTGSGYLSHRYDSVYHDPKTGEQKGGLSDFEDEYTEVGGYYILSRRSIETGVDDDTDKQEFVFSNIALIAA; encoded by the coding sequence ATGGTTGGAACTCAGCTTGCAGCACGGGACTTGTTTCGCGCTGCCTATGAAAATCGCTACACCTGGGGTGCAGCTTTCCCTGGTTATACCGCTGATGTGACGTTTACCCACAACGACCAGACTTACAGTGGCCAGGTTAAGGTCAGCGCCGACCTTAAGCTTGAGGTGAGCGGCATTGCCGATGAGGCTGCTCAAAAAATGGTGCACGGTCAGCTGTTTGAGGTCTCGATTCACCGGGTGCGGCGTGAGTTTGAAGACAGCCACGGCAACAACACCTTTAGCTATGGCGAAACCCTAGCCGACGGTTCGGTAGAGATTTTGATGGGTGGCAAAGCCGAGGGCGATCGCTACCAGCTCAAAGGCAACGAAGTGTCGATGGTGCACCGCCACATCCATGGCGTCGTGGTAACCATTCACACCTATAGCAGCCACGACACCGGGTCCGGCTACCTGTCGCACCGCTACGACTCGGTCTACCACGACCCCAAAACTGGTGAGCAAAAGGGCGGCCTCAGCGATTTTGAGGACGAATATACCGAAGTTGGCGGCTACTACATTCTCTCTCGCCGCTCTATCGAAACCGGGGTTGACGATGACACCGATAAGCAGGAATTTGTGTTTTCTAACATTGCTCTAATCGCGGCCTAA
- a CDS encoding 2TM domain-containing protein — MPPRWPRKPTREDPAYRKLEDRINFAVHVAAFTAVNSGLWFFNTLNPEWAPWANKVTLTWLPVLVANAVYIFAIADYSPVPLASTADPDPNTEP; from the coding sequence ATGCCACCCCGTTGGCCCCGTAAACCCACCCGAGAAGATCCTGCCTACCGCAAGTTAGAGGACCGCATTAACTTTGCGGTGCATGTGGCGGCGTTTACTGCCGTTAACTCTGGGCTGTGGTTTTTTAATACTCTCAACCCTGAATGGGCGCCTTGGGCAAATAAGGTAACCCTGACTTGGTTGCCGGTTTTAGTAGCTAATGCTGTCTATATTTTTGCGATCGCAGACTACTCCCCTGTGCCCCTAGCGTCCACTGCTGACCCTGACCCCAACACAGAGCCCTAG
- a CDS encoding pyridoxal phosphate-dependent decarboxylase family protein: MAPSVLPATAFIDPQGHNRAAIAAILQRVVEQILDYSTGAGSHDPLPSIKEIEFSGIPVQPTAIAPLLSSLGDLMAQSMNPAHPGYMGHMDPLPSTASIVGDWAAAALNNNMLSVEMSPALSRLEPLLLAELAQMFGLGERAGGLLASGGSLANLQALTVARNVKLDCLRQGLAGGPPPVILASEMAHTSIQKAAMVLGLGLEGVVLVPANANAQMDVNALEEKIQGAIARGQRPFAVVGTAGTTVTGNIDPLPEIARIAQTHGLWFHVDAAYGGAIAFSPQHRHRLMGIEQADSVTFNPQKWLYVTKTCASVLFRDLGLLHSHFRVSAPYMNTEPDWVNLGELTVQGTRHADVLKLWLTLQHLGQAGCAELIEASYALSNHFVTQVRQRPYLELASEPEMNLICFRGCPPALPPAQWDAWNANLQDYLLKQRQIFLSVPNFRGQRWLKAVLLNPFTTAAEVSHLFEAIDQYASSAAG, from the coding sequence TTGGCTCCATCGGTTTTGCCTGCTACTGCGTTTATCGATCCACAAGGCCACAACCGAGCGGCCATCGCAGCAATTTTGCAGCGGGTGGTCGAGCAAATTCTTGACTATTCCACAGGGGCAGGCAGCCACGACCCTCTGCCCTCAATTAAGGAAATTGAGTTTAGCGGTATTCCAGTTCAACCCACGGCGATCGCCCCCCTGCTGTCATCCCTGGGCGACCTCATGGCCCAGTCGATGAACCCAGCCCACCCCGGTTATATGGGCCACATGGACCCCTTGCCCAGCACCGCTTCTATTGTGGGCGACTGGGCGGCGGCAGCCTTGAACAACAACATGCTGAGCGTGGAGATGTCGCCGGCCCTATCGCGTCTAGAGCCGCTGCTGCTGGCCGAATTGGCCCAGATGTTTGGGCTTGGGGAGCGAGCTGGGGGGCTGCTAGCCAGCGGCGGCAGCCTGGCTAACCTGCAGGCGCTCACCGTAGCTCGCAACGTAAAACTGGACTGTTTACGGCAGGGATTGGCCGGGGGGCCGCCGCCAGTGATCTTGGCCTCGGAGATGGCTCACACCTCGATTCAAAAGGCGGCGATGGTGCTGGGGCTGGGGCTGGAGGGGGTGGTGCTGGTACCTGCGAACGCCAATGCTCAGATGGACGTCAATGCCCTAGAGGAGAAAATTCAGGGGGCAATCGCCCGAGGGCAGCGGCCCTTTGCGGTAGTAGGCACGGCGGGCACCACCGTTACCGGCAACATTGACCCATTACCCGAAATTGCCCGCATTGCCCAAACCCACGGGCTGTGGTTCCATGTGGATGCGGCTTACGGAGGGGCGATCGCCTTTTCGCCTCAGCACCGGCATCGACTAATGGGCATTGAACAGGCTGATTCGGTGACGTTTAACCCCCAAAAATGGCTGTACGTCACTAAGACCTGTGCCTCGGTGCTATTTCGCGATCTGGGGTTGCTGCACAGTCACTTTCGCGTGTCGGCACCCTACATGAATACTGAGCCTGATTGGGTAAACCTAGGGGAACTGACGGTGCAGGGAACCCGCCATGCCGACGTGCTCAAACTGTGGCTCACGCTCCAGCATCTGGGCCAGGCGGGCTGCGCCGAACTGATCGAGGCCAGTTATGCCCTCAGCAATCACTTTGTCACCCAGGTGCGCCAGCGGCCCTACCTGGAACTAGCCAGCGAGCCTGAGATGAATCTAATCTGCTTTCGCGGCTGCCCTCCTGCGCTGCCACCAGCCCAGTGGGACGCCTGGAACGCTAATTTGCAGGACTACCTGCTGAAGCAGCGCCAGATCTTTTTGTCGGTGCCTAACTTTCGGGGGCAGCGATGGTTGAAGGCGGTGCTGCTCAACCCGTTTACTACGGCGGCTGAGGTGAGCCACCTATTTGAGGCTATAGATCAGTACGCCAGTAGCGCTGCCGGTTGA
- a CDS encoding CHRD domain-containing protein, with translation MLRERKHWRNSLIALATCLFVTVLYSPMLGRVMAQSPLGTPATVSVTPWSSAPNDTFALGEQIDANLAAATAPLLAQGFDEPIVTYVAMLSGQNVVPKAAKTEARGVVGAALSGNRLVVRGSFRELSSTPRDYATDPLDPPNPNITSAFHVHRGSSSENGPFQYALDVTMNPNGRGGSAMGDYTLTPEQLQALQNGTLYVDFHTTRYRAGELRGILMPA, from the coding sequence ATGTTGAGAGAACGAAAGCATTGGCGCAATAGCTTAATTGCCCTAGCCACCTGCCTGTTTGTAACCGTACTGTACTCCCCTATGCTGGGTCGGGTGATGGCTCAGTCGCCGTTGGGAACCCCCGCAACCGTATCAGTAACTCCTTGGTCTAGTGCCCCCAATGACACCTTTGCCCTAGGAGAACAGATTGACGCAAACCTAGCGGCGGCGACAGCTCCCCTACTAGCTCAGGGCTTCGATGAGCCCATCGTTACCTATGTAGCCATGCTCAGCGGTCAGAATGTTGTACCCAAAGCGGCTAAAACCGAGGCTCGTGGCGTGGTTGGGGCTGCCCTGTCTGGCAACCGCCTAGTAGTGCGCGGCAGCTTTCGGGAGTTGAGCAGTACCCCGCGCGACTATGCTACCGATCCGCTCGATCCGCCCAATCCTAATATCACCTCGGCGTTCCACGTTCACCGAGGGAGCTCTAGTGAAAATGGGCCATTTCAGTACGCTCTAGATGTAACCATGAATCCTAACGGCCGCGGGGGCAGCGCCATGGGCGACTACACCCTCACGCCTGAACAGCTTCAGGCGCTGCAAAACGGCACGCTGTATGTCGACTTTCACACCACTCGCTACCGGGCTGGTGAACTGCGGGGCATTTTAATGCCTGCTTAG
- a CDS encoding DUF6713 family protein, whose protein sequence is MENLLFYLGFATLMAHELDAMTQAEWRLLFILNRLPDAIAEVAFVLVHIPLVAGLLWLTNHEAPAVCRWSRIAVALFLAIHAGLHKRLEHSILYTFDSDLSRGLIYGGGVLGLLYLLTVFIASQRTLQTVPQETK, encoded by the coding sequence ATGGAAAACCTGCTGTTTTACCTGGGCTTTGCCACCCTCATGGCCCACGAACTCGACGCCATGACCCAAGCCGAGTGGCGACTCCTGTTTATTCTCAATCGCCTGCCCGACGCGATCGCCGAAGTGGCCTTTGTGCTGGTTCACATTCCCCTGGTGGCGGGGCTGCTGTGGTTAACCAATCATGAAGCTCCTGCTGTTTGTCGCTGGTCGCGCATTGCCGTGGCGCTCTTCCTCGCTATTCATGCCGGGCTGCACAAACGGCTTGAGCACAGTATTCTCTATACCTTCGATTCTGATCTCTCTCGCGGATTAATCTATGGCGGCGGCGTGTTGGGGCTGCTGTACCTGCTGACTGTTTTCATTGCTTCTCAACGAACCCTACAAACAGTCCCTCAAGAGACGAAGTAG
- the infA gene encoding translation initiation factor IF-1: MSKQDLIEMEGTITESLPNAMFRVDLDNGFNVLAHISGKIRRNYIKILPGDRVKVELTPYDLTKGRITYRLRKK; encoded by the coding sequence TTGTCTAAGCAAGACCTAATTGAAATGGAGGGCACCATTACTGAATCGTTGCCGAACGCGATGTTTCGGGTTGATTTGGATAATGGATTTAACGTATTAGCCCACATTTCTGGGAAAATTCGTCGTAATTACATCAAGATTTTGCCGGGCGATCGCGTCAAGGTAGAGCTAACCCCCTACGACCTCACCAAGGGGCGCATTACCTATCGTCTTCGCAAGAAGTAG
- a CDS encoding DUF3181 family protein — protein MSDASTARAIESLAATIGDKVYLDVAKWHLYLGDAKLHTPLAEKLYPLVAGDKVTESAVADILTSTSVAIGGGQKTVTLADLIPAAGKADLLEAIADYQRDL, from the coding sequence ATGTCTGATGCCTCTACTGCCCGCGCCATAGAATCCTTAGCCGCCACCATCGGCGATAAGGTGTATCTCGATGTGGCCAAGTGGCACCTATATCTGGGCGACGCCAAACTGCACACGCCTCTGGCCGAAAAGCTTTATCCCCTGGTTGCTGGCGATAAGGTGACCGAATCTGCCGTCGCAGATATTTTGACCAGCACGTCGGTGGCCATTGGCGGTGGGCAAAAAACCGTCACCCTGGCCGATTTAATTCCGGCTGCTGGCAAAGCCGATCTGCTAGAGGCGATCGCCGATTACCAGCGCGACCTGTAG
- a CDS encoding dipeptide epimerase, which produces MYCPQASYPSMEITYQPFTVHKRVPLTISRGTTAQSTNLWLKLSAEGIEGWGEAAPFSIGTHQQTLAILQADIVRLQTVVAFHHPLDRQAIESAIATLSLHSATRAALDVALWDWCGKFVRQPIWRLLGLDLGRIQPTSVTVGISSPEAARQRSQDWLQQTSARALKVKLGSPHGIEADQAMFQAVYDHIPTAVSLSVDANGGWSLEEAKQMANWLGDRRVTHLEQPLPVSQDADLAQLKQDSPLPIFVDESCFNSSDIPRLANLVDGINIKLMKAGGLTEALRMIHTARACGLQVMFGCYSDSSLANGAMAQLSPLADYLDLDSHLNLRDDPFSGLTLANGHLLPSTNPGLGLSYAPQAR; this is translated from the coding sequence ATGTACTGCCCCCAAGCTAGCTACCCCTCTATGGAAATCACCTATCAGCCGTTTACTGTTCACAAACGTGTACCGCTCACCATCAGTCGCGGCACCACGGCCCAATCAACTAATCTCTGGCTGAAGCTCAGCGCCGAGGGCATAGAAGGCTGGGGGGAAGCAGCTCCGTTTTCCATTGGCACTCACCAGCAAACATTGGCCATCTTGCAGGCTGATATAGTTCGCTTACAGACAGTCGTAGCCTTCCACCATCCGCTGGACCGCCAGGCCATTGAGTCGGCCATTGCAACGTTATCTCTCCATTCAGCTACCCGCGCCGCCCTCGACGTAGCTTTGTGGGACTGGTGCGGCAAGTTTGTCAGGCAGCCCATTTGGCGACTGCTAGGGCTAGATTTAGGACGCATTCAGCCGACGTCAGTTACTGTTGGCATTTCATCACCTGAGGCCGCCCGGCAGCGATCGCAGGATTGGCTACAGCAGACTTCCGCCCGCGCCCTTAAGGTGAAGCTTGGTAGTCCCCACGGCATCGAAGCTGACCAAGCCATGTTTCAGGCCGTCTATGACCATATCCCCACCGCCGTTAGCCTCAGCGTTGATGCTAACGGCGGCTGGAGTTTAGAGGAAGCCAAACAAATGGCGAATTGGCTGGGCGATCGCCGCGTCACTCACCTAGAGCAACCTCTACCCGTGAGCCAGGATGCCGATTTGGCCCAGCTCAAGCAGGACTCGCCATTGCCGATTTTTGTAGATGAGAGCTGCTTCAACAGTTCAGATATTCCTCGCCTAGCGAACTTAGTCGATGGCATTAACATTAAGTTGATGAAAGCCGGGGGACTGACTGAAGCCCTGCGGATGATTCACACGGCGCGGGCCTGTGGGCTTCAGGTCATGTTTGGCTGCTACTCCGACAGCAGCCTGGCGAATGGGGCCATGGCTCAGCTCTCCCCCTTAGCCGACTACCTCGACCTTGATAGTCACCTAAATCTACGGGACGACCCCTTCAGCGGCCTTACCCTAGCTAACGGACACCTACTTCCCTCCACCAATCCTGGTCTTGGACTTAGCTATGCACCTCAAGCCCGATAG
- the secY gene encoding preprotein translocase subunit SecY, with protein sequence MQMAQAAGLRSRLLVTLGLLVLVRLGIFIPVPGIDRQAFGASIQSGSLAGFVGFLDIFVGGGLSALGIFALGILPFINASIIMQLLTAALPQLEDLQKNEGEAGRRKISQITRYVALGWAILQSTLLASFLLYQFAEVPGPAFVAQTVIALTAGSMFVMWVGELITERGIGNGASLLIFLNIVSTLPRSLGQTIELAQSGDRGLVGGIIILMLAFLAMIVGIVFVQEGTRRIPIISARRQVGRKLYLEQSNYLPLRLNQGGVMPIIFASAVLVLPISLTQYITNPGFSQFVNNYLNPTSLFYVSLYLVLILFFSYFYSSLVMNPDDVSRNLKKMGASIPGIRPGKATTEYISRILNRLTFLGAVFLGMVAVVPSAVESLTRVQTFRGFGATSLLILVGVAIDTAKQIQTYVISQRYEGMVKQ encoded by the coding sequence ATGCAAATGGCCCAGGCCGCTGGCCTGCGAAGCCGTTTGCTGGTAACCCTAGGGCTTCTGGTATTAGTTAGACTAGGGATTTTTATTCCGGTACCAGGTATTGATCGCCAAGCTTTTGGTGCTTCTATCCAGTCGGGCAGCTTGGCTGGCTTTGTAGGCTTCTTAGATATCTTTGTGGGGGGTGGTTTGTCCGCTCTGGGTATCTTTGCTCTAGGAATCCTGCCCTTCATCAATGCTTCGATCATTATGCAGCTGTTGACGGCAGCTCTGCCTCAGCTGGAAGATCTGCAGAAGAACGAAGGGGAAGCTGGTCGTCGCAAAATCTCCCAAATTACTCGCTACGTAGCTCTGGGCTGGGCGATTTTGCAGAGTACTTTGCTGGCCTCCTTCTTGCTCTATCAATTTGCGGAAGTTCCTGGTCCTGCGTTTGTAGCTCAGACGGTAATTGCTCTGACAGCCGGATCAATGTTTGTGATGTGGGTAGGTGAGTTAATCACTGAGCGTGGTATTGGCAACGGTGCTTCGTTGCTGATTTTTCTAAACATTGTTTCTACTCTTCCTCGGTCGTTAGGTCAAACAATTGAGCTGGCGCAGAGCGGCGATCGCGGTCTAGTGGGCGGCATTATTATTCTGATGCTGGCCTTTCTGGCAATGATTGTGGGCATCGTCTTTGTGCAGGAGGGGACTCGCCGCATTCCCATTATTTCTGCTCGCCGCCAAGTGGGTCGCAAGCTCTACTTGGAGCAGAGCAATTACTTACCCCTGCGGCTTAACCAGGGCGGAGTAATGCCGATTATTTTCGCCTCTGCGGTGCTGGTGCTGCCGATTTCGCTGACTCAGTACATCACTAACCCTGGTTTCAGTCAGTTCGTCAACAACTATCTGAATCCAACATCGCTGTTCTACGTTTCGCTGTACCTGGTTCTTATTCTCTTCTTTAGCTATTTCTATTCGTCTCTGGTTATGAACCCCGACGATGTATCGCGAAACCTGAAGAAGATGGGAGCTAGCATCCCTGGTATTCGTCCCGGCAAAGCAACCACTGAGTACATCAGCCGTATTCTAAATCGCCTGACTTTTCTCGGTGCTGTTTTTCTGGGTATGGTAGCGGTTGTGCCCAGTGCGGTAGAGAGTTTGACGCGGGTTCAAACCTTCCGGGGTTTTGGAGCCACTTCTCTATTGATTCTGGTTGGTGTTGCCATTGACACTGCTAAGCAGATTCAGACCTACGTAATCTCCCAACGCTACGAAGGGATGGTGAAGCAGTAG